Proteins from a genomic interval of Lemur catta isolate mLemCat1 chromosome 17, mLemCat1.pri, whole genome shotgun sequence:
- the SIRPB1 gene encoding signal-regulatory protein beta-1 isoform X2 yields MLPPASGPHPPHPFLLLTLLLGLPGVAGEEQLQVLQPDKSVSVAARESATLCCTVTSLIPVGPIEWFKGTGPSRELVHGQKGSYPRVTSLGDYTKRNNTDFSIRISNITPADAGTYYCVKFRRTASENKEIKSGPGTELSVSAKPSVPVVTGPAARATADQTVTFTCESRGFSPRDITLKWFKNGNELSDFQTSVDPAGKSVSYSIHSTARVALNRGDVHSQVICEVAHDTLQGAPLRGTANLSETIRVPPTLEVTQQPTMAGSPVNVTCQVTGFYPQSLQLTWLENGNVSRTEKASTPIENKDGTYSWTSWLPVNSSAHREDVRLTCQVEHDGQPPVSRSHVLVVSTHQKEQGAGATPGSAPSSPVPLLVAVLLGPKALLVVGVTAVCVHRKQRA; encoded by the exons ATGCTCCCCCCTGCCTCCGGGCCCCACCCTCCTCATCCTTTCCTGCTGCTGACACTGCTGCTGGGACTCCCAG GGGTGGCAGGAGAGGAGCAGCTGCAGGTGCTTCAACCCGACAAGTCAGTGTCGGTCGCGGCCAGAGAGTCGGCCACTCTGTGCTGCACTGTGACCTCCCTGATCCCTGTTGGGCCCATCGAGTGGTTCAAGGGGACAGGGCCAAGCCGAGAATTAGTCCACGGTCAAAAAGGCTCCTACCCCCGGGTAACGTCTCTTGGAGATTACACAAAGAGAAACAACACGGACTTCTCCATCCGCATCAGTAACATCACCCCAGCGGACGCCGGCACCTACTACTGTGTGAAGTTCCGGAGAACAGCTTCTGAGAACAAGGAGATTAAGTCTGGACCAGGCACGGAGCTGTCTGTGAGTG CCAAACCCTCTGTCCCTGTGGTGACGGGCCCTGCGGCAAGGGCCACGGCTGACCAGACGGTGACCTTCACCTGCGAGTCCCGTGGCTTCTCCCCACGAGACATCACCCTGAAGTGGTTCAAAAATGGCAATGAGCTCTCAGACTTCCAGACCAGCGTGGACCCTGCAGGAAAAAGCGTCTCCTACAGCATACACAGCACAGCCAGGGTAGCGCTGAACCGTGGGGACGTCCACTCTCAGGTCATCTGCGAGGTGGCCCACGACACCTTGCAGGGGGCCCCTCTCCGCGGGACTGCCAACTTGTCTGAGACCATCCGAG TTCCGCCCACCTTGGAGGTTACTCAACAGCCCACGATGGCAGGGAGCCCGGTGAACGTCACCTGCCAGGTGACAGGGTTCTACCCCCAGAGCCTACAGCTGACCTGGTTGGAGAATGGAAACGTGTCCCGAACAGAAAAGGCCTCAACCCCCATAGAGAACAAGGATGGGACCTACAGCTGGACCAGCTGGCTCCCGGTGAACTCGTCTGCCCACAGGGAGGACGTGCGGCTCACCTGCCAGGTGGAGCATGACGGGCAGCCGCCGGTCAGCAGAAGCCACGTCCTGGTGGTCTCCACCCACCAGAAGGAGCAGGGCGCAGGTGCCACCCCTG